One stretch of Chryseobacterium fluminis DNA includes these proteins:
- a CDS encoding T9SS type A sorting domain-containing protein — protein sequence MIKFYTGAFFFLCTILHFSAQEVIWQKDIKSNTQDFLSQVTTTIDGQYLISGSSIQSSKLQAGAGKQNKGYDFHLVKLNEKGEEVWEKYFSGQNHDFLTATVNTQEGGFLVAGTSYSNKGLDKKEDSKGGSDLWLIRLNEFGDELWQKTIGTASDEEARAVIQTTDLGFFVSGNIQNSAKGYGSKDVLVVRLDKNGKELSQLILGGKGLDEVEKMIPTKDGGALLGIYSRSTASGSKKTENFGEGDYWIIKLSKDGKMEWEKNFGGKGDDHLRTLALTSSGYLIGGESRSERSGNKSVGITEGTDLWLISLNNRGEEIWQKSYNFKNRDVLMGMSVIEKKEKGEKNKDLTTGILLGGYTQAEGRIEADDEKFWMLYLDENGSEQWRKHVKGQSSKKEERLSDIKLNRDGSIILAGTSAEELGKENWKIVKLGDKQIDQLIEKQDIKIYPNPVSDYAYVEIGMNFTEAEIVVYDMGGRQLQSLKTKNMVTKINTQNLIQGAYLVVIKTDTDKTASAKLIKK from the coding sequence ATGATAAAATTCTATACAGGTGCATTTTTTTTCCTATGCACTATTCTACATTTTTCTGCGCAGGAAGTAATCTGGCAGAAAGATATCAAATCCAATACCCAGGATTTCCTGAGCCAGGTCACTACGACCATCGACGGGCAATACCTAATTTCGGGAAGCAGCATTCAGAGCAGTAAACTTCAGGCCGGGGCGGGTAAGCAGAACAAAGGCTACGACTTTCATTTAGTCAAACTAAACGAAAAGGGTGAAGAAGTCTGGGAAAAATATTTCTCGGGACAGAATCACGATTTTTTGACCGCGACGGTCAATACACAGGAAGGCGGATTTTTAGTTGCAGGAACTTCGTACAGCAATAAAGGACTGGATAAGAAGGAGGATTCTAAAGGAGGATCGGATTTATGGTTGATCCGTCTAAATGAGTTTGGAGATGAACTCTGGCAGAAAACCATCGGCACCGCTTCTGATGAAGAAGCGAGAGCGGTGATCCAGACCACCGATTTAGGATTCTTCGTATCTGGAAACATCCAGAACTCAGCCAAAGGGTACGGATCGAAAGATGTTCTGGTGGTAAGACTCGATAAAAATGGCAAAGAACTTTCCCAGCTGATTCTGGGCGGAAAAGGCCTGGATGAAGTGGAGAAAATGATTCCGACAAAAGACGGCGGGGCTCTGTTAGGCATTTACTCCAGAAGTACCGCCAGTGGCTCTAAGAAAACCGAAAATTTCGGGGAAGGCGATTACTGGATCATAAAACTTTCCAAAGACGGAAAAATGGAATGGGAAAAGAACTTCGGAGGAAAAGGAGATGATCATTTAAGAACATTGGCGCTTACCTCATCGGGCTATTTAATCGGAGGTGAATCAAGATCGGAGAGATCGGGAAATAAATCCGTCGGGATCACCGAAGGAACGGATTTATGGCTGATTTCTTTAAATAACAGGGGAGAAGAAATATGGCAGAAGTCCTACAACTTTAAAAACAGAGACGTGCTGATGGGAATGAGTGTCATTGAGAAAAAAGAGAAAGGAGAAAAGAATAAAGACCTGACGACAGGGATTTTATTGGGTGGTTATACCCAGGCGGAAGGCAGGATAGAGGCCGATGATGAAAAATTTTGGATGCTGTATCTGGATGAAAACGGAAGTGAGCAGTGGAGAAAGCATGTGAAAGGTCAGTCTTCTAAAAAAGAGGAACGGTTATCTGATATTAAGCTCAATAGGGATGGCTCCATTATCCTGGCAGGAACCAGCGCCGAGGAATTGGGAAAAGAGAACTGGAAGATTGTAAAGCTGGGTGACAAGCAGATTGATCAGCTCATTGAGAAACAGGATATAAAAATCTATCCGAATCCGGTGTCGGATTATGCGTACGTGGAAATCGGAATGAACTTTACAGAAGCTGAGATTGTGGTGTATGATATGGGAGGAAGACAGCTGCAGAGTTTAAAAACTAAAAATATGGTGACCAAGATCAATACACAGAATTTGATTCAGGGGGCTTACCTGGTGGTCATAAAAACGGATACGGATAAAACGGCGAGTGCTAAACTGATTAAAAAGTAA